A single region of the Acidobacteriota bacterium genome encodes:
- the lpdA gene encoding dihydrolipoyl dehydrogenase yields MTRSCYDVLVIGAGPGGYVAAIRAAQLGFRTTVVDEHPAAGGVCLRVGCIPSKALLESSQRLVAARSELAAHGGVAGEIGLDLQAMMKRKDRVVTTLTRGVSSLLKKNRIEHIQGRARVGGIDGELRTVVVTTNDGEQPVQASNVIVATGSRPATLPGIELDGDRIGTSTEALAYDAVPERLVVIGAGYIGLELGAVWNRLGSEVIVLEYLDRILPGADAEIAATAEKIFRRQGLDIRLGCRVLGAKVTSDGKACLLEVDGTEPIECDRVLVAVGRQPISDGLGLEEAGVAVDERGTIQVDERFATSVPGIFAIGDVIGGPQLAHKAEEEGMACVEGIAGGYVHIDYDAIPGIVYTEPEVASVGKTEEDLQEAGTAYRKGTFPFRAIGRARATGSLEGFVKILAHAETDEVLGVHILGSHAGDLIAEAVAAISFGASAEDLFRTSHAHPTLAEAIKEAALAVHGRAVHM; encoded by the coding sequence ATGACTCGCTCCTGCTACGACGTTCTCGTCATCGGCGCCGGTCCCGGCGGCTATGTGGCCGCAATCCGCGCGGCCCAGCTCGGCTTCCGCACCACCGTCGTGGACGAGCATCCGGCCGCCGGGGGCGTCTGCCTGCGGGTGGGCTGCATCCCGAGCAAGGCCTTGCTCGAGTCGAGTCAGCGGCTTGTTGCCGCCCGCAGCGAACTCGCCGCGCACGGCGGCGTCGCTGGCGAGATCGGCCTCGATCTTCAGGCGATGATGAAACGCAAGGACCGCGTCGTCACCACTCTCACTCGCGGCGTCTCTTCGCTGCTCAAGAAGAACAGGATCGAGCACATCCAGGGCCGGGCGCGCGTCGGCGGGATCGACGGCGAACTGCGCACGGTCGTCGTGACGACCAATGACGGTGAGCAGCCTGTCCAGGCGAGCAACGTGATCGTCGCTACGGGTTCGCGTCCCGCCACCTTGCCGGGCATCGAACTCGACGGCGACCGGATCGGGACCAGCACGGAGGCCCTGGCCTACGACGCGGTACCCGAGCGTCTGGTGGTGATCGGAGCCGGCTACATCGGCCTCGAACTAGGGGCGGTCTGGAACCGTCTCGGCTCGGAGGTCATCGTCCTCGAGTACCTCGACCGCATCCTGCCGGGCGCCGATGCGGAGATCGCCGCCACGGCCGAGAAGATCTTCCGCCGGCAGGGCCTCGACATCCGACTCGGCTGCCGTGTCCTCGGCGCGAAGGTCACGAGCGACGGGAAGGCCTGCCTCCTCGAGGTCGACGGAACCGAACCGATCGAGTGCGACCGTGTCCTGGTCGCGGTCGGCCGCCAGCCGATCAGCGACGGTTTGGGGCTGGAGGAGGCCGGCGTGGCTGTGGACGAGCGCGGAACCATCCAGGTCGACGAGCGGTTCGCCACTTCGGTGCCCGGCATCTTCGCGATCGGTGACGTGATTGGCGGTCCGCAACTCGCCCACAAGGCCGAGGAGGAGGGCATGGCCTGCGTCGAGGGCATCGCCGGCGGCTACGTGCACATCGACTACGACGCGATTCCCGGCATCGTGTACACCGAGCCCGAAGTCGCCTCCGTGGGCAAGACCGAAGAAGACCTGCAGGAAGCAGGAACCGCGTACCGCAAGGGCACGTTTCCCTTCCGCGCCATCGGCCGCGCCCGGGCTACCGGCAGCCTGGAGGGCTTCGTCAAGATCCTGGCCCACGCCGAAACGGACGAAGTCCTGGGCGTCCACATCCTGGGCAGCCACGCCGGCGATCTGATCGCGGAAGCCGTGGCGGCGATCAGCTTCGGCGCCTCGGCGGAGGATCTGTTCCGAACCTCCCACGCTCACCCGACACTGGCCGAGGCGATCAAGGAAGCCGCCCTCGCCGTGCACGGGCGGGCGGTCCACATGTAA
- the odhB gene encoding 2-oxoglutarate dehydrogenase complex dihydrolipoyllysine-residue succinyltransferase — MTYEVTIPEIGESITEALIVRWIKQPGDAIGRDEPLVELETDKVTVEMPCPVAGVVSELVCAEGETVPIGAVIARIEEGAAAAAGPAATPTVSTQTDLLSTAEPAPPPAPVPVVQPVPAPATPATAPAAGAPTEEPRRILPAARRLIAEQGLDASVIPATGKGGRLLKSDVIAYLAARDAEAASAAAPAAEPAPAPPVGTTPAPPPTPKPALRAQPRPAREAPAAPAAGRAEERVTMTPIRRRIAERLVESQQQAALLTTFNEIDMSAVIDFRRRYRDDFEKRHDVRLGFLSFFVKAVVDALRQCPRLNAEIDGPDIIYRNYYDIGIAVSTDRGLMVPVLRSAERLSFAEIEAQIADFAGRARAGRIRIDELQGGTFTITNGGVFGSLLSTPIINPPQSGVLGLHAIQERPMVVDGEIVVRPMMYVALTYDHRIVDGREAVTFLVRIKEAVQDPARMLVEV, encoded by the coding sequence ATGACGTACGAAGTCACGATCCCCGAGATCGGCGAATCGATCACCGAGGCGCTGATCGTCCGCTGGATCAAGCAGCCCGGGGACGCCATCGGCCGCGACGAACCGCTCGTGGAACTCGAGACGGACAAGGTGACCGTCGAGATGCCGTGTCCCGTAGCCGGTGTCGTGTCCGAACTCGTATGCGCGGAAGGCGAGACCGTTCCGATCGGCGCCGTGATCGCCCGCATCGAGGAGGGCGCGGCGGCGGCAGCGGGACCCGCCGCAACCCCAACGGTCAGCACGCAGACGGATCTGCTCTCCACGGCCGAGCCGGCACCCCCGCCTGCTCCGGTGCCGGTCGTCCAGCCCGTCCCGGCCCCTGCGACACCCGCAACCGCACCCGCGGCGGGCGCACCGACCGAAGAACCCCGGCGCATCCTGCCGGCCGCCCGGCGTCTGATTGCCGAGCAGGGCCTGGACGCCTCGGTCATTCCGGCCACCGGCAAGGGCGGCCGACTGCTCAAGAGCGATGTGATCGCCTACCTCGCCGCCCGCGACGCCGAGGCGGCGTCGGCGGCCGCTCCAGCGGCGGAGCCAGCACCGGCGCCCCCGGTTGGGACGACGCCAGCGCCGCCGCCTACACCGAAGCCCGCCCTGCGCGCTCAACCGCGGCCGGCTCGCGAGGCACCAGCCGCACCGGCAGCCGGCCGAGCCGAGGAACGGGTGACGATGACCCCGATCCGCAGGCGCATCGCCGAACGGCTGGTCGAGTCGCAGCAGCAGGCGGCCCTCCTGACCACGTTCAACGAGATCGACATGTCGGCCGTGATCGACTTCCGGCGGCGCTACCGCGACGACTTCGAGAAACGTCACGACGTGCGCCTCGGCTTCCTCTCGTTCTTCGTCAAGGCCGTTGTGGACGCCCTGCGTCAGTGCCCCCGCCTCAACGCGGAGATCGATGGCCCGGACATCATCTACCGCAACTACTACGACATCGGCATCGCGGTCAGCACCGACCGCGGCCTGATGGTGCCCGTCCTGCGCAGCGCGGAGCGCCTGTCCTTCGCCGAGATCGAAGCACAGATCGCCGACTTCGCCGGGCGAGCCCGCGCCGGCCGCATCCGGATCGACGAACTCCAGGGCGGAACCTTCACGATCACGAACGGCGGCGTCTTCGGTTCCCTCCTCTCCACGCCGATCATCAACCCGCCACAGAGCGGCGTCCTGGGACTGCACGCGATCCAGGAGCGGCCGATGGTCGTTGACGGCGAGATCGTCGTTCGCCCGATGATGTACGTCGCCCTGACCTACGACCATCGCATCGTCGACGGCCGGGAGGCCGTTACTTTCCTCGTCCGGATCAAGGAAGCCGTCCAGGATCCTGCGAGGATGCTGGTCGAGGTGTAG
- a CDS encoding MoxR family ATPase — MALQLTDFAERCSELRAEIGKVIVGQEDVVDGVIIGLLADGHVLLEGIPGIGKTLLVRTLSDALHLEFSRIQFTPDLMPADIVGTHVLREDEAGGRRLVFEPGPIFANLLLADEINRATPKTQSALLEAMQETTVTVGGETNQLGPPFFVLATQNPLEMEGTYPLPEAQLDRFLFKLRMTYPATEELHTIMDRTTSGHTPSAAALWTAERVIAMRRAARLTPIARPVQDYAIRIGIATRPEGDRPAEAVRRYVRVGASPRGVQAMVLGAKVHALIRGRANVAREDLRAVALPALRHRVLLNFEGEAERIDLDELLQDVVDSVPEG, encoded by the coding sequence CTGGCCTTGCAACTGACCGACTTCGCCGAGCGCTGCAGCGAGCTGCGGGCCGAGATCGGCAAGGTGATCGTCGGCCAGGAGGACGTGGTCGACGGCGTGATCATCGGCCTGCTGGCCGACGGGCACGTCCTGCTCGAGGGTATCCCCGGCATCGGCAAGACGCTGCTCGTGCGGACCCTGTCCGACGCCCTCCATCTCGAGTTCTCCCGCATCCAGTTCACGCCGGACCTGATGCCCGCCGACATCGTCGGCACCCACGTGCTGCGCGAAGACGAGGCGGGAGGCCGGCGGCTCGTCTTCGAGCCCGGGCCGATCTTCGCCAATCTCCTGCTCGCGGACGAGATCAACCGCGCCACTCCGAAGACGCAGTCGGCCCTGCTCGAGGCGATGCAGGAGACGACGGTGACCGTCGGCGGTGAGACGAACCAACTGGGACCGCCCTTCTTCGTGCTCGCCACCCAGAACCCGCTCGAAATGGAAGGGACCTACCCGCTGCCGGAGGCACAACTCGACCGGTTCCTCTTCAAGCTGCGGATGACCTACCCGGCGACCGAGGAACTGCACACGATCATGGACCGCACGACCTCGGGGCATACGCCGTCGGCGGCCGCGCTCTGGACCGCCGAACGCGTGATCGCGATGCGGCGCGCGGCGCGGCTGACTCCGATCGCGCGACCGGTCCAGGACTACGCGATCCGGATCGGCATCGCGACCCGACCTGAGGGAGACCGTCCCGCCGAGGCGGTCCGCCGCTACGTTCGGGTCGGGGCCAGCCCGCGCGGCGTCCAGGCGATGGTTCTCGGCGCCAAGGTCCACGCCCTCATCCGAGGCCGGGCCAATGTCGCCCGGGAAGACCTCCGCGCCGTCGCCCTGCCCGCGCTACGCCACCGCGTCCTGCTGAACTTCGAGGGCGAGGCGGAACGAATCGACCTCGACGAACTGCTCCAGGACGTGGTGGACAGCGTGCCCGAGGGCTGA
- a CDS encoding 2-oxoglutarate dehydrogenase E1 component, whose amino-acid sequence MSQPAQLHSLSLDYVEALLAQYRRDPASLDDEWRRYFDSLAAAGELDAGAMEPSIEPPPLFGNGASMPAATPTPVRPATASAPASPQPAPAADSSRSAAPPLTADIELQRRVDDLIRNYRIRGHLFADINPLRNPPALPEELELEGLGITESDLDRTVSTAGIPGADTATVREVWERMRDTYCQYISAEFMHIDDLEVRSWLQERMEISRNRVHLSRSEQVRILKKLIDATVFEEFIQKKYLGAKSFSLEGAESLIPLLDLAIEKVAAQGAVEIVFGMSHRGRLNVLANIIGKPTRDIFREFEDLDAEHYTGGGDVKYHMGHSSDWTTDQGRRVHLSLSFNPSHLEFINPVAMGRVRAKQDRIRNELRDRGALFLIHGDAAFAGEGIVQESLNLSQLPAYTIGGALHVVVNNQIGFTTPPESSRSNTYCTDVAKMLQVPIFHVNGEYPEAVAQVVNVALDFRQRYRRDVIIDLYCYRRRGHNEGDEPAFTQPILYDGIRARDPVRVHYLEHLLELGEIKPEEAEIHIQREEKRLEGALATARRMNEKTSPQAYDGVWNAFVGGRAEDIPEPPTGVPEAKLRGYLKRMVELPEDFNLHRNLRRFLAARAEMAEGKRPVDWAAAEALAFAATADSGQRVRMSGQDCERGTFSQRHSVLHDRVTDENFRPLMNVAENQEPIEIFNSPLSEAGVLGFEYGFSLDYPDGLVIWEAQFGDFVNAAQVIIDQFITSAEDKWNRLSGLVILLPHGFEGQGPEHSSARIERWLLLAAEENVHIVYPSTPAQYFHLLRRQVERALRKPLIVFTPKSLLRRKEVGSELAELARGSYQPVLPDPALATDEDRARIRRILICSGKVFYDLDAHRRQTGTKDHAILRMEQFYPAPKRALDEVLAPFPADAEVRWVQEEPRNMGAWSYLRLNFGFLMGGRPLSGIYRPQSASPATGSPSSHKLEQQELIESAFADSVESA is encoded by the coding sequence ATGAGCCAGCCAGCGCAACTGCACAGCCTCTCCCTCGACTACGTCGAGGCTCTTCTGGCCCAGTACCGGCGCGATCCGGCGTCGCTCGATGACGAGTGGCGCCGGTACTTCGACTCCCTGGCGGCAGCCGGCGAACTCGACGCCGGCGCGATGGAGCCGTCGATCGAGCCGCCGCCACTGTTCGGCAACGGCGCGTCGATGCCGGCGGCGACGCCCACCCCGGTCCGTCCGGCAACCGCTAGCGCCCCGGCGTCACCCCAACCGGCACCTGCCGCCGACAGTTCGCGAAGCGCGGCGCCGCCGCTGACGGCCGACATCGAACTTCAGCGCCGCGTCGACGACTTGATCCGCAACTACCGGATTCGCGGCCACCTCTTCGCCGATATCAACCCGCTACGGAATCCGCCGGCGCTGCCGGAGGAACTGGAGCTCGAGGGCCTCGGCATCACCGAGAGCGATCTCGATCGGACGGTATCCACCGCGGGCATCCCCGGCGCCGACACGGCGACCGTGCGCGAAGTCTGGGAGCGGATGCGCGACACCTACTGCCAGTACATCAGCGCCGAGTTCATGCACATCGACGACCTCGAGGTCCGTAGTTGGCTCCAGGAGCGGATGGAGATCAGCCGCAACCGGGTTCACCTCAGCCGCAGCGAACAGGTCCGGATCCTCAAGAAACTGATCGACGCCACGGTGTTCGAGGAGTTCATCCAGAAGAAGTACCTGGGAGCGAAGAGCTTCTCGCTCGAAGGCGCCGAAAGCCTGATCCCGCTGCTCGACCTGGCGATCGAGAAGGTCGCCGCCCAGGGCGCGGTGGAGATCGTCTTCGGCATGTCCCACCGCGGCCGTCTCAACGTCCTCGCGAACATCATCGGCAAGCCGACCAGGGACATCTTCCGCGAGTTCGAGGATCTCGACGCCGAGCACTACACCGGCGGCGGCGACGTGAAGTACCACATGGGCCATTCGAGCGACTGGACCACGGACCAGGGACGCCGGGTTCATCTCTCGCTGTCGTTCAACCCGAGCCACCTGGAGTTCATCAACCCGGTGGCGATGGGCAGGGTACGGGCCAAGCAGGACCGCATCCGTAACGAACTCCGCGACCGTGGGGCGCTCTTTCTCATCCACGGCGACGCCGCCTTCGCCGGCGAGGGGATCGTGCAGGAGTCGCTCAACCTGTCCCAGCTTCCCGCCTACACGATCGGTGGCGCGCTGCACGTCGTCGTCAACAACCAGATCGGGTTCACGACGCCGCCCGAGAGTTCGCGCTCGAACACCTACTGCACCGATGTCGCGAAGATGCTCCAGGTGCCGATCTTCCACGTGAACGGCGAGTACCCGGAGGCGGTGGCCCAGGTGGTCAACGTCGCGCTCGACTTCCGCCAGCGCTACCGCCGCGACGTGATCATCGACCTCTACTGCTACCGCCGCCGCGGCCACAACGAGGGCGACGAACCCGCCTTCACCCAACCCATCCTCTACGACGGCATCCGTGCCCGCGATCCCGTCCGCGTCCACTACCTGGAGCACCTGCTCGAACTCGGCGAGATCAAGCCCGAGGAGGCCGAGATCCACATCCAGCGCGAGGAGAAGCGTCTGGAGGGAGCGCTCGCCACCGCCCGCAGGATGAACGAGAAGACGAGTCCGCAGGCCTACGACGGCGTCTGGAACGCGTTCGTCGGCGGCCGCGCCGAGGACATCCCGGAACCGCCCACCGGCGTACCGGAAGCGAAGCTGCGCGGCTACCTGAAACGGATGGTCGAGCTGCCCGAGGACTTCAACCTGCACCGGAACCTGCGGCGCTTCCTCGCCGCCCGGGCCGAGATGGCGGAAGGCAAGCGGCCCGTCGACTGGGCCGCGGCGGAGGCGCTGGCCTTCGCCGCGACCGCCGATTCCGGCCAGCGCGTGCGGATGAGCGGACAGGACTGCGAACGCGGGACGTTCAGCCAGCGCCACTCGGTGCTGCACGATCGCGTCACGGACGAGAACTTCCGGCCGCTCATGAACGTGGCCGAGAACCAGGAGCCGATCGAGATCTTCAACAGCCCGCTGTCGGAGGCCGGCGTGCTCGGCTTCGAGTACGGCTTCAGCCTGGACTACCCGGACGGCCTGGTCATCTGGGAAGCCCAGTTCGGCGACTTCGTCAACGCGGCGCAGGTGATCATCGATCAGTTCATCACGAGCGCCGAGGACAAGTGGAACCGGCTCAGCGGTCTCGTCATCCTGCTGCCCCACGGCTTCGAAGGACAGGGACCCGAACACTCGAGCGCCCGGATCGAGCGCTGGCTGCTGCTCGCCGCCGAGGAGAACGTCCACATCGTCTATCCCTCGACGCCGGCGCAGTACTTCCACCTGCTCCGGCGGCAGGTCGAGCGGGCCCTGCGCAAGCCGCTGATCGTGTTCACGCCGAAGAGCCTGCTGCGCCGCAAGGAAGTCGGATCGGAGCTGGCCGAACTTGCGCGGGGCAGCTATCAGCCGGTGCTGCCGGATCCCGCGCTGGCCACTGACGAGGACCGGGCGCGGATCCGGCGCATCCTGATCTGCTCCGGCAAGGTCTTCTACGACCTCGACGCCCACCGCCGGCAGACAGGCACCAAGGATCACGCGATCCTGCGGATGGAGCAGTTCTACCCCGCTCCGAAGCGGGCCCTCGACGAGGTCCTGGCCCCGTTCCCGGCCGACGCCGAGGTCCGCTGGGTGCAGGAGGAGCCTCGCAACATGGGCGCGTGGTCCTACCTGCGGCTGAACTTCGGCTTCCTGATGGGCGGCCGGCCCCTCTCGGGCATCTACCGTCCGCAGTCGGCGAGTCCGGCCACCGGCTCTCCGAGCAGCCATAAGCTCGAGCAGCAGGAACTGATCGAATCCGCGTTCGCCGACTCGGTCGAGTCGGCCTGA
- a CDS encoding YncE family protein: MSTSWLPPWAAPAALVLALGAVSAGPVRAESDPVPPSRNYYAYVCAESEDEVSLIRFGPSGIEVTKTITVGSFPAEIEGPHGINVSAGGRYWYVSIAHGNPFGSIHKYATGTDEWLGDTTVGMFPATLDIAATTGLLFVVNSDFYGDHVPSTVSVVETSTMTEIAQFESGTMPHGARLSRDGRKLYSVNMMDDELVEVDALRFEVGRRLKLGTQTGIHAAHGDHASHQSAHAGAAVEPSWVTQPTSRGLVYITALSGNALYEVDTAAWNVSRRLETPAAGPYNAAVAPDERLLVVTYKKGDSIGFWDLETGTEVAREDTTRRIPHGVAITSDGRFSLVTVEGIGGEPGVVEVYDNSSYRRVAQIDIGKQAGGIALWEPN, encoded by the coding sequence ATGTCGACCTCCTGGCTGCCGCCGTGGGCAGCACCGGCTGCCCTCGTTCTGGCCCTCGGTGCGGTGAGCGCCGGCCCCGTCCGCGCCGAGTCCGATCCCGTCCCACCGTCGCGCAACTACTACGCCTACGTCTGCGCCGAATCGGAGGACGAGGTGTCCCTGATCCGCTTCGGACCCTCGGGAATCGAGGTCACGAAGACGATCACCGTCGGCAGCTTTCCGGCCGAGATCGAGGGTCCCCACGGCATCAACGTCTCGGCGGGAGGTCGCTACTGGTACGTCTCGATCGCCCACGGCAATCCCTTCGGCTCGATCCACAAGTACGCCACCGGCACCGACGAATGGCTGGGCGACACGACGGTCGGCATGTTCCCGGCCACCCTCGACATCGCCGCGACCACGGGGCTGCTGTTCGTCGTCAACTCGGACTTCTACGGCGACCACGTGCCGAGCACGGTCTCCGTCGTCGAGACCTCGACGATGACCGAGATCGCCCAGTTCGAGAGCGGCACCATGCCGCACGGCGCGCGGCTCAGCCGCGACGGCCGGAAGCTCTACAGCGTGAACATGATGGACGACGAACTCGTCGAGGTCGACGCGCTCCGCTTCGAGGTCGGCCGGCGCCTCAAGCTGGGGACCCAGACCGGCATTCACGCCGCCCACGGCGACCACGCAAGCCACCAGAGCGCCCACGCCGGCGCCGCGGTCGAGCCCTCCTGGGTCACGCAGCCGACATCCCGCGGCCTCGTCTACATCACCGCTCTTTCGGGCAACGCACTCTACGAGGTCGACACCGCCGCGTGGAACGTCTCGCGCCGCCTCGAAACACCGGCGGCAGGTCCCTACAACGCGGCCGTGGCACCGGACGAACGCCTGCTGGTCGTGACCTACAAGAAGGGCGACTCCATCGGTTTCTGGGATCTGGAGACGGGCACCGAGGTCGCCCGCGAGGACACCACCCGCCGCATCCCCCACGGAGTGGCCATCACTTCGGACGGGCGCTTCAGCCTGGTCACGGTCGAGGGCATCGGCGGCGAACCGGGAGTCGTCGAGGTCTACGACAACAGCTCGTACCGGCGCGTCGCGCAGATCGACATCGGCAAGCAGGCCGGCGGCATCGCGCTCTGGGAACCGAATTGA
- a CDS encoding spondin domain-containing protein: MNYLPGAFTRPCAASRLALFAAVLPLAFGLPAPTDAQGTDTATYQVTFQGNWNTSSTPGGVAGGAHFTTLIGAVHNSSVTFWAPGGTASSGVEQVAELGATSGFISEYNAVAAANRKALINESGTGATGTSTFTIEATQTHPLVTLLSMIGPSPDWFVGVSGLSLRDGQGWRSQFSQDLFPYDAGTEDGTEFSLSNPATSPRGTIASLKGQGKFSNEPMATLTFVLQTAQPPPPPPPDPEPPPDPEPPPDPEPPSPPVRIAPYWHGTGGFVVRPADGMSAVVRLECGGDRRRSIEYPDADGLIVRAIQQGTCVGRDGRPLQGEMIFEGIEDGGWYWINGDRNVAVAPLVVEASLNSGLRPPIPGGVTASPTGDSRFVRSIARRLYGTLVMHEGNGFMGIISHLTDVEGGGEHVAPYWKGGGGIVGRPLDGESAEVRLSCGDGEPETYTFESGEDGIIVTLLPGGCFDSDGTAISGELEADGLEDGAWYWINGIVPAAAPLLGRHSAPATLTVPLVPGGVKADEGPLGTLFTQGNLMGVVPRLRTAAP, translated from the coding sequence GTGAACTACCTCCCGGGCGCTTTCACGCGCCCGTGTGCAGCAAGCCGCCTTGCACTGTTCGCCGCGGTTCTGCCGCTGGCGTTCGGACTGCCGGCCCCGACCGACGCTCAAGGCACCGACACCGCGACCTACCAGGTGACTTTCCAGGGCAACTGGAACACCTCGAGCACGCCAGGCGGCGTCGCGGGCGGCGCTCACTTCACGACTCTGATCGGTGCCGTGCACAACAGCAGCGTCACGTTCTGGGCACCCGGCGGCACGGCAAGCTCGGGCGTCGAACAGGTCGCCGAACTCGGCGCTACGTCGGGGTTCATCAGCGAGTACAACGCCGTTGCGGCCGCCAACCGGAAGGCGCTGATCAACGAGAGTGGGACGGGCGCGACCGGCACGTCGACCTTCACGATCGAAGCGACCCAGACCCACCCGTTGGTGACGCTCCTGTCGATGATCGGCCCCAGTCCCGACTGGTTCGTCGGCGTTTCGGGTCTGTCGCTCCGGGACGGCCAGGGTTGGCGGTCCCAATTCAGCCAGGATCTCTTCCCCTACGACGCCGGTACAGAGGACGGGACGGAGTTCTCGCTCAGCAACCCGGCGACCAGCCCTCGAGGAACGATTGCCAGTCTGAAGGGACAAGGGAAGTTCTCGAACGAGCCGATGGCGACGCTGACGTTCGTTCTTCAGACCGCCCAACCGCCTCCGCCGCCGCCGCCCGATCCCGAACCGCCGCCCGATCCCGAACCGCCACCCGATCCCGAACCGCCGTCGCCGCCGGTGCGGATAGCGCCGTACTGGCACGGCACAGGGGGTTTCGTCGTCCGGCCGGCCGACGGGATGTCAGCCGTGGTCCGCCTCGAGTGCGGAGGTGATCGACGCCGGAGCATCGAGTACCCCGACGCCGATGGCCTGATCGTGCGGGCCATTCAACAAGGTACGTGCGTCGGCCGTGATGGACGACCGCTCCAGGGGGAGATGATCTTCGAGGGAATCGAAGACGGCGGCTGGTACTGGATCAACGGCGACCGGAACGTAGCGGTTGCTCCCCTGGTTGTCGAAGCGTCCCTGAACAGCGGACTGAGGCCCCCGATTCCCGGCGGCGTCACGGCGAGTCCCACGGGCGACTCGCGCTTCGTTCGAAGCATCGCCCGGAGGCTGTACGGCACCCTGGTGATGCACGAGGGCAACGGGTTCATGGGGATCATTTCGCACCTGACGGACGTGGAAGGCGGCGGGGAGCACGTCGCGCCGTACTGGAAGGGCGGCGGCGGGATCGTGGGCCGGCCGCTCGACGGCGAATCGGCCGAGGTCCGCCTGTCCTGTGGAGACGGCGAACCGGAGACGTACACCTTTGAATCCGGCGAAGACGGGATCATCGTCACGCTCCTTCCCGGCGGCTGCTTCGACAGCGACGGCACGGCGATCTCGGGCGAACTGGAAGCGGATGGGCTCGAAGACGGCGCCTGGTACTGGATCAATGGCATCGTCCCGGCCGCCGCGCCGCTGCTCGGCAGACATTCGGCGCCGGCCACGTTGACCGTGCCGCTGGTCCCCGGAGGCGTGAAAGCGGACGAAGGACCGCTAGGAACCCTCTTCACCCAAGGCAACCTGATGGGCGTCGTCCCCAGGCTCCGGACGGCCGCGCCGTAG
- a CDS encoding DUF58 domain-containing protein, translated as MADHSAFAFEPAFLARLERLRLLTRRVPAGGFKGEHRATHLGSGIEFADYRPYVEGDDVRHLDWRAYLRFDRLLLRMFEEHGDLAVYILLDCSRSMAPTPGDAGRRKFDAARRIAAALTYIALATLDRVTLAPYSSHAHQVLGPLHGSRQVWRALDFLANLDTGGDTRLDHAVRQVFAAGRRRGLVILISDLLSDTTEGGLDLLLPLRHDVAVLQVTDHRDLEAPLDRDTTLVDSETGDTLRVHGAPTLLHKLEDEADAHRDEIRARCTARGWSFIEAPVEMRFEELALGALRRGLLSRGR; from the coding sequence GTGGCCGACCACTCCGCCTTCGCCTTCGAGCCGGCCTTCCTCGCCCGGCTGGAGCGACTGCGGCTCTTGACGCGCCGCGTACCCGCGGGCGGCTTCAAGGGCGAGCACCGCGCCACCCACCTGGGTTCCGGCATCGAGTTCGCGGACTACCGCCCCTATGTCGAGGGCGACGACGTGCGCCACCTCGACTGGCGCGCCTACCTCCGCTTCGACCGCCTGCTCCTGCGAATGTTCGAGGAACACGGCGACCTGGCCGTCTACATCCTGCTCGACTGCAGCCGCTCCATGGCGCCGACGCCGGGCGACGCCGGGCGACGCAAGTTCGACGCCGCGCGCCGGATCGCCGCCGCCCTGACCTACATCGCTCTGGCCACCCTCGACCGGGTCACGCTGGCGCCCTACTCGAGCCACGCACACCAGGTTCTGGGGCCGCTCCACGGTTCGCGGCAGGTGTGGCGCGCACTCGACTTCCTCGCCAATCTCGACACCGGCGGCGACACGCGGCTCGACCACGCGGTACGCCAGGTGTTCGCCGCCGGCCGCCGGCGTGGTCTCGTCATCCTGATCTCGGACCTGCTCTCGGACACAACGGAAGGCGGTCTCGACCTGCTCCTGCCCCTGCGGCACGACGTCGCGGTGCTCCAGGTCACCGACCACCGGGACCTCGAGGCGCCGCTCGACCGCGACACGACCCTGGTCGACAGCGAAACCGGCGACACCCTCCGCGTCCACGGCGCCCCCACCCTCCTCCACAAGCTGGAAGACGAAGCGGACGCCCACCGAGACGAGATCCGGGCCCGCTGCACCGCCCGCGGCTGGTCCTTCATCGAGGCGCCAGTCGAGATGAGGTTCGAGGAACTGGCCCTCGGCGCCCTCCGCCGCGGCCTGCTGAGCCGGGGACGCTGA